The sequence below is a genomic window from Nostoc flagelliforme CCNUN1.
CTAGCTTGCCACCATCAAAGCCGTAGACATCCCCCTTTTTTCAGTCGTTTTTACCGACTGACTATCTGCTGCGATGCCTACGGCGAGCTTCGCTAACGCACTTGGTTGTATTGACCTACCTAATTTTATGCGAACTTGACCACGCAGCGTATGGTTTAATTTTTCCCAAACTCCCTTGCGCTGCCATTTACGGTAATAGCTGTATACCGTTGAGCTTGGCGGGAAGTCACGCCTGTTGCATATTCCATTGACATCCAGTTTTCAAATGATAATAGATGGCATTGCATATTTCACGCATATCTGTTGTGCGTGGATGTCCTCCTTCTTTAGCTGGTGGAATCAAGGGAGCCAAGATTTCCCACTCTATATCAGTTAAATCTGTGGGGTAAGACTTTCGCACCATGACCAATTATCTATGTAAATACACCGTACATAAAGTATTTTATCGTTATCATCGCTTCTTTCTCCTGGCTTTTAGATTTACTTTATAAATAGCCTCTTACTGTTAACAAAGTAGTGATTTGAGAGGGATCAGTCGCTCTAGAACGTAATTTTTTCACTTTGATTATTTGATGCGACTATAGTTATCTATTTTTTTCATAGATAACATCAAATAAGCTTAGGAGGCAGTAAGTTCTTCCTAAGACAATAATTCATAACTCATATTCTTGAATTGTGTCTTCCTCATAGTTATTTTCTATGGCTCTTGAGACAGCTTTGAGCAGCTGCATCTCAGAGTTACCCTAAACTGGGATAACAGAAAAATTTTATGAAGCTATTAAACTAATCCAGGTCTGCCTCAATCATTACGGATAAAGTAAATAAAATTAAGAATAATTAAGTAATGAATAAAAAATATAATTTTAATAAATATTAAATATTCAAACAAATTGTAGTCAAAATAGTTAAGACTGATAACATTTGCGTATAAAGTAGGAGAAGACAGACTAAATCGCTAATGACTAGTGGCAAGTGACAGATTCTCTATCATAAGTAAGAGCCATAAAGAAGCTAATATTTGCAACGATCGCTTCTGAAGCTACAAAAAGTTATTCATGCAAATTCAAACACCAGACTGGGTAAAGCACGCGGTTTTCTACCAAATCTTCCCAGATCGCTTTGCCAGAAGCAAACAGCCGCGCAAACGTTTGCTGCGTGAAGCCCGTTGGGAAGATTGGGACTCTATGCCAACACTCCAGGGTTATAAAGGCGGCGACTTATGGGGCATCATGGAGGGTTTAGACTATATCCAAAATTTAGGAATTAACGCGATTTACTTTACACCCATTTTTCAATCCGCTAGCAATCATCGCTATCATACCCACGATTATTATCAAGTTGACCCGATGTTAGGGGGCAACGAGGCTTTTAAGGAATTGCTTGATGCAGCCCATCAACGGAATATCAAAGTTGTTCTGGATGGCGTATTTAACCATTCCAGCCGTGGTTTTTTCTTCTTCCATGACGTATTAGAGAATGGCCCCCATTCGCCTTGGGTAAATTGGTTCAAAATTGAAGGCTGGCCCCTTTCACCATACAATGGGGAATTCCCTGCAAATTACTTAGGTTGGGCAGGAAATCGTGCTTTACCAGAATTTAACCACGACAACCCAGAAGTGCGGGAATATATTATGGAAATTGCCGAATATTGGATTAAATTCGGCATTGATGGTTGGCGATTAGATGTACCATTTGAAATAAAAACTCCTGGATTTTGGCAGGAATTCCGTGATCGCGTCAAGGCAGTCAATCCGGAAGCTTACATTGTCGGCGAAGTTTGGGGAGATTCCCGCGAGTGGTTGGATGGAACACAATTTGACGGCGTGATGAATTATCTATTTACTGGGCCAACAATTGCCTTTACAGCAGGCGATCGCGTAGTCTTAGAACAAGTCCAAAGCCGCGACTATCAACCCTACCCACCCTTATTTGCCGCCGAGTACGCCACCAAAATCCAAGAAGTACTGCAACTTTACCCTTGGGAAATTCAGCTGACTCAACTTAATTTGCTAGCAAGTCATGATACAGCCCGATTAATGAGCATTGCAGGCGGCGATATAGGTAGTATAGAATTGTCAACTCTACTACTACTCACCTTTCCCGGTGCCCCCAGCATCTACTATGGTGATGAAGTTGGTTTACCTGGTGCAATAGATCCAGACTCACGTCGTGGCTTTCCTTTAGAGAGTAACTGGAATCAAGAAATTTTCAATACTCACCGCGAATTAATTGCCCTGCGCCACACTTACCCAGCATTGCGTACAGGTGATTACCAAGTCCTCCATGCTCAAGGACAAATTTATATCTTTGCGCGAACTTTAGGGACAGAGGAATTGATAATTGCCGTCAACGCTGGCACAAGTTCGGCAACAGCGAATACAGATGTCGTCACTTTGCGTACTCAACCCAACAAGCTGTTATATGGTACTGCTGAAGTTGAGTGGAATAGTGAAGGAGAAACTCAGCAATTGACGTTGACTGTTCCTGCACGCAGTGGCTGCATTCTGGGAGTAGGGAATGGGGAGTAGGGAGTAGGGAGTGGGGAAGAAGCAGGGGAGGCAGGGGAGACAAGGGGACAAGGGGACAAAAGGTGAGAACTTGCAACAAGTCTTTCCCTTGTCCTCTTCCCAATGCCCCATGCCCGATGCCCCATGCCATTCCCCATGCATTACCTTCCCGCCACCATTGCAGGCATCAACACCGCATCAATAACGTGGATCACCCCATTGTCTGTCAAAATGTCTGTTTTGATGACATTGGCGTTATTTACCTTAAATTTACCATCGGCAGATTCAATGGCTACAATTGACCCTTCAAGCGTCTCTGCCTCATTAATCTGTATCAAATCATCAGATCGAACATCCCCACTAGCGATATGATATGCAACAATTTTCTGAAGCTTGGGGATATCTTGTAATAGCGATTCTAAAGTTCCCTCTGGCAGATTGGCAAAAGCTTCGTCAGTTGGTGCAAATAGCGTGAAAGAGCCAGGACTTTTTAAAGTTTCTATGAAATTTGCAGCTTCAGCAGCCTTCACCAGGGTATTGAAGTTTCCCGCGTTGATAGCAGTTTCCACAAGGTCAGCCATAAGGATGTGTGACTTTAGTCAGATAGTATTATAAGTAACTTATATTGACTAGAAAGCTCTTAGCCTCTATCAACAGAGAGGTTGCTAGCGATTAAATAGACAGCAGCAGATTTATCGGTACTGCTACACTGGGGAATGACCCCAAGAACCACTGATTATGCTAAAGCGTTCTAAGTTCGAGACAACTCAGTCTCAGATTATGCACCGTTCTGAGGAGCTGATTAGTGCAGCCTCAAATCGTTACCGCATTACGGTTCAGGTGGCAAATCGTGCTAAACGTCGGCGTTATGAAGACTTTGAAAATAACGAAGATGCGATGATGAAGCCAGTACTAAGGGCAATTATCGAAATGTCCGATGAATTGACTCAGCCAGAAATTATTGGCGAACTATAAAAAAAGGCTTTAGAGAAGGTAGGATGAGCAAAAAATTATCGTTCATTCAACCCCTACTCAAACCCTGGCAGACACTCACTGCTTTAATGGTGGTGGGTGTAATTGTTTTGGGTTCAGGGGCGGACAAATCAATACATAGAAATTTATTTAGTATCCAACCTGCTTATGCTCAGAGAATCACACCTAGCGATGTTTGGCAGCTAGTATATCAGCAATTGCCAGATTTACCACGAGAAAATAAGTATATCAGCAAAGAAAATGGTCAAGTTGCCGAAAACAACACCTTAGTAAGTCGCGTGATTAGATATCACATTTATACCAAAGGGCGGGCCCCAATTTATCGCTTGGATTGGAAGCTGACTTTAGCTGATTACCTGGGTGCGAACGAAATTATGTATGATACTCCCTATCCAGGCAACGATTCACTACGGCAAAATCCGATAGAAGGCGATCGCAAAGCAATCACCCGTCTCACCCGCAGCCAGCGAGATGCCCTAGTGCAAGTCTTAGTCAATATATTTAACCCTACTTCCCAAAATACCCAATCTCCCAGCCCCAATACCGTACCCAGTCCTAATACATCAACTACCCCACAGCCACCCCAACGAGGAGGTGCTGAACTACTGAAATGATCAAACCCACAGTCCAAAATCTTCCTTTGCGTTCCTCTGCGTTAAACCTCTGCGTCCCCCTGCGTTTAAAAAACTAAACTATGGAACGCCTTGTAAAAACCGGATTTGGCTGGCGTATTGGCTGGAACCCCGATGCACCTGAATTTAAAGGTTTAGTGGGTACAGATGATTGGGCAATTGAGTTAACCGAAGCCGAGTTGAATGATTTTTGCCGTCTACTAGCACAGTTAGCAGACACAATGAAGCAACTCGCAACAGAATTAATGGAAGAGGAAAAAATTGCTTGTGAAGCCGAAAGCGATTTATTATGGATGGAGGTAGAAGGCTATCCTCATGCTTACAGTCTGCGCTTAATCTTGAATACAGGGCGATGTGTAGAAGGTAAATGGAATGCTTCTGCTGTTCCTGATTTGCTGCAAGCTACTGGGATGCTTAAGGTTTTTTAAATTAGCCTCTTGCTTATCCTATAGTTTTGTTGTATGATAGTAATTCTGACCGGGGCGTAGCGCAGCTTGGTAGCGCGCCACTTTGGGGTAGTGGAGGTCGTGGGTTCGAATCCCGCCGCTCCGATTGATGATAAGCCATACCTGCTAATCTTTTCAAAAGATTGGCAGGTTTTTTCATGGCACTGTAGGTATTACGTACCACACACTATACAACATCTTCATTCACCTTGTAGATTGCATTCAGTCGGTGAATTTCCTAAAAAATTTGGTGTGTTACTCATGCTCAGACACTTACGCAACCGTAAAATTTTCTCAGTGGCTATGCTTGTGCTTGTTATATGCTTTACTCTGGTAGGTGTGCGTTCATTTGGGCAAAGAATTATGACATCAGCACCCCAATTGCTCACCGACCCATTTTTACAACTGCCAACTGAAACCTCAGTGCAAGTAGTTTGGTTTACTGAGTTTGCTGGTGTTAATCACACAGTAACCTACGGTGAAAATCTTAAACAAACTGCTAAGGCAAATACTACCAAACTCACTCGCACTCGTGAAGACCAACACTCAAGAGTTGCAAACCAAACCAAAGACGGACAAGTTTATCAAAAACCCGTCCAGCGTGATATTTGGCGACATGAGGCTGAGGTGACTGGGTTAACTCCTGGTTTGCGGGTAAATTATCGCATTACGAGTGTGCGAGAAGACAGTGAGAGTGTTAACAGTGATATTTTTAGCCTCGCAGCTACTCCAAAACCGGATACACCACTAAAAATTCTGCTAACCTCTGACCATCAGTTAAAGCCGATGACATCTGCAAATCTGCAAAAGGTGGTAGAAACAGTTGGACGAGTTGATGGAGTGTGGTTTGCCGGTGATTTGGTCAATGTCAGCGATCGCGCCTCAGAATGGTTTGATAATAATAGTGGTGGTGCGTTATTTCCCGGTTTACAAGGTCGTGCTAAATATGAAATGACCCACGACGGTGTAAAGACAACCTATACTGGTGGACAAATAATTCAACACGCACCTATATTTACTTGCATTGGCAATCATGAGGTGATGGGGCGATTTACCAGGACAGGAAGTTTAGATGATGAATTTGATGATACAATTCCCCGTGCAGTTGCTCAAAAAATCTACCGGGACAAATCTTTAATAGATAATTCTTTTAATACTAATACCTACGAAGAAATTTTCTCTTTACCAAAAAGTAAAGAGGGTGGAAAAAGATATTATGCAGTCAGCTTTGGTGATGTGCGTTTGGTGGTACTGTACGCTACAAATATGTGGCGGACTCCAAGTTTAAATGGAAAGCATAAGGGTAGATATCGAGAAGCCGAAAAGGATTTAAATAATCCTGAAGATTGGGGTTATGGACAGGTGATTTATGAACCAATCGCTAAAGGCAGCAAGCAGTACAATTGGCTAGAGGCAGAACTCAACAGTCCTGAGTTTCAACAAGCAAAATACAAAGTTGTGATGTTCCATCATCCGCCTCATACTTTGGGCGATAATATAGTTCCTGCTTATACAGAACCAGTTCAAATAATTGAACGGGATGATAACAATATCAAAGCAGTGCGTTATGAGTACCCGAAATACGCAGATTATATTATCCGCGATGTTGTCCCTTTACTAGAAGCGGCTGATGTGCAATTGGTATTCTATGGGCATTCCCATTTGTGGAACCGCTTTGTTAGTCAGAGTGGAATGCACTTTCTAGAAACATCTAATGTGGGCAATACTTACGGCGCTGCTTGGGGTGACAGAAAGCGAGAAGTGCCAATTGGATATCAAGAGGATTATGTTAAGCTTGGTGATCCCAATGGGTTAGAACCGATAGTACCAACAATTGCTCCCTTGCTGGGTGAAGATGGAAAGTTGATGCCTTATATTGCGAGTAATGATATTACAGTTTTCAGTATCTTTGATACGGGGGCGGGTACGATAAGTAGTTATCGTTTTGATACTCGCAAGCCTGATTCGGAAGTATTGAAGTTTGATGAATTTAAGTTGAAATAGTCTCATAAGAGGTAAGGATTCAGGTCATACCAAAATCTCTACAATCTTTTGCTGATAAAGGTTTCCGGAGATTAGTCACAAATTTATATTCTCAATAAGAATTGCGTAACGACTATATTTTCGTACCTTATTGCGACTAAAGGTATGTTTATAAGCGAAACTCAATTTTGAAACTAGCTCTGTGACTGGGTTTTAAACACCTGAATCCTTACCATAAGAGAAATCTAGGTTACTCATTGAAAACCTGAAACCTCGTTCGTGTAGCGTGCGCGAAGTGTACTCCCCCTTAAAAAGGCTTGTCATTACATTATCATCATTTGTTAAATCTTAAATCTTGGGCTTGGTTAGCATTCCCGCCTCGGAATAAATTCCAAGGCTAATAGCTAAAGTCCTCTCAAGAGGACTAAATACAAAATTTTTAGCCATGTAGATGACTATCATATCTAAAATGGAGAATTTCAGTCCACTTGAGTGGACTTTAGCTATCAGCCCAGAACTTCAGTTCTGGGCGGGATATGGGGTGAGCGCAATACTTTGACTGTTACAAAAATATGGATAACACAAGTAAAAAAGGGGGGATCTCTTCTGCGTAAGTCCTAAGATTATAGACTAGCGATCGCATCGGCAACTAGTTTAGAAACAAAGGGCAAAATTGCCTGACTCTTAGCCTGCGCTTTCCCTTCAGTAAATACCACTAAAAGATAAGGGCGCTGTTCTGGTATTTCAATATACGCGGCATCATGGCGAACTTGACTTGTCCAACCTGCTTTTGACCAAATTTGAGCATTTTCAGTCAGTCCACTACCTAAAAAACCTGTTACCTGATTTTCCTCAGTCTCAGTGGGTAAATCGTTGAGATTACGTTTGAGCAAAGCCATCATTGCTTGCGATCGCCCACTTGAAACTGCCACCCCACCTACAATACTATGCAGTAATCTAGCGATCGCATTTGTTGTTACCATATTACGATTTTCCAGTAACTCTCCCACAAACGCCCGTTCCCGTCCATAAGGGCCATCACCCCAAGTTTTTTGACAGACGTTAATCGTCTCCATTTCTTGCCAACTCAACGATTGGTAATAGCGGTTAACAATATTACGCTGATATTTCCAGGTTTCAAAAGGCCCGGTTGGCAATTCTGGCCCTGATGTGGTACCACTCAAAATATCCACAACCAAGCTGGTAGCATCATTGCTGGAATCTACAATCATATCGCGCAAGGCGCGTTCCAACTCTTTGGAAGTGTTAGTCATCCCTTTTTCTAGCCATTCATTTACCGCCACCAGGTAAAATAGCTTGACTACACTGGCGGGATAAATTCGCTCAACGCCGCGATAAGTGAAACCACGAACTGGATGATCCCAAAAAGCGTTGGGAGTCAGCGCCCCACCAGTATTTACTCGCACTGGTGGATCGTAAACAACCCAAGTCAGGGCAATTTGATTACGGGCTAAGGTCGGAAATGCTGCCCAAGTTGTATCTAAAATGCCTAACCCAAGATTTTCGAGTTGTTCGTCTTTATTAAAAAAAATCATTCTCTAATAATGTCCTTTAATCTAAAATCCAAAATGGTTCGACTGAGCGAAGCCGAAGTCCAAAATTCAACATCAGGGGAGTATCAGTGTTTAGCTGACCTGAATTTATATGATTCTCCTGAATGTACGCGTTTGGCAACTCAAGCCGCATCTGGGCGGCATTTGTGGGTAACATCAAATCATCAAAATTCAGCGATTGAGGTGTATTTGTGTGAAGATGACTATCCGGGATGGGTATCTCTTTCAGATTTTGATTCATTACAATCTGCTACTGTACATTATCAGGCTGCAACATTTTCTGAATCTGAAATTAAAAAACTCCTAGCGGAGGTTATCGCCTTTACTCAAAAAGCGATGCAACAATCCAATTATTACCTTTGGGGCGGTACGGTTGGGCCAAATTATGACTGTTCTGGGTTGATGCAGGCGGCATTTGCTTCGGTGGGTATTTGGCTACCTAGAGATGCCTATCAACAGGAAGGATTCACTCAACCAATAACTATTGCAGAATTAGTAGCCGGGGATCTGGTATTTTTTGGAACTAGCCAAAAAGCAACCCATGTCGGGCTTTATTTGGCGGATGGTTATTACATTCATAGTTCTGGGAAAGATCAGGGACGGGATGGGATTGGAATTGATATTCTTTCGGAACAGGGAGATGCTGTTAGTCAGTCGTACTATCAGCAGCTGCGAGGTGCTGGTAGAGTTATCAAGAGTTACGAACCACAGAGACGCTGAGGGCGCTGAGGCTTATGAGGAGTGGGTTAGTTGATCAAGGGTTGAGTCAGGAAAATGGGGCGATTTCAGCTATTGTCCCAGATGTTTCGGTGGTGCTGCCGATACATGACGAGGTGGAAAGTTTGCCGCTTTTACTAGAAGCGATCGCATCTACTTTATCTTCTAGTCAGATAAATTATGAAATTATTTGTGTAGATGATGGTTCTACAGATGGTTCTGGGGATTTTCTTAAGAAAGAGGCGCAAATCCGCACTAATTTAAAGGCGGTGATTTTGCGTCGCAACTACGGACAAACTGCGGCGATGGCTGCTGGATTTTATTATGCAGTCGGTAAAGCGATCGTCACTTTAGATGCCGATCTCCAGAATGACCCAGCTGATATCCCCATGTTATTAGCAAAGTTGGATGAGGGTTACGATTTGGTAAGTGGTTGGCGGCAAAAACGCCAAGATGGTGCTGTAAATCGGTTACTTCCTTCCAAAATTGCCAATTGGCTAATTCGCTATACCACTAGTGTGAATATTCATGACTATGGCTGTTCGCTGAAAGCATATCGTGCAGAACTGCTAGCAGATATGAACCTCTACGGAGAATTACACCGATTTTTACCCGCTTTGGCGTACATCGAAGGAGCTAGAATTACTGAAGTACCAGTGCGCCATCATGCCCGTCGCTTTGGTCGCAGTAAATATGGGATTTGGCGGACATTCCGCGTGTTGATGGATTTGTTAACCATCCTGTTTATGAAAAAATTCCTCACCCGCCCAATGCATGTTTTTGGACTGTTGGGCTTGATTTCAATGGTTTCGGGAACTGCGATCGGAATTTACTTGACTTTCGTTAAATTAGCTTTAGGTGAGATGATTGGCAATCGCCCTTTGCTGATTTTGGCAGTTCTCCTCTTAGTAACTGGAGTGCAGTTATTTTGCTTCGGCCTTTTGGCAGAATTACTCATGCGTACATACCATGAATCCCAAGGGCGGCCTATCTATCGCGTGCGAGAAGTAGTAGCAAAAAATGTTAAGTAAGGTAACAATAGTAGTCATTGGTCATTGGTCATTAGTCATTGGTCACTAGTAAATAATTAAGGGTAAATACTGGTTGACTCTAGACAAACGACAAATGACAAATGACAAAAACCTCCTTAAATTGCATCTACCTTGAAAGCATTTAATACCTTTGACGCCGAACTGCGACGCAACCTGCTAATTTTATTTACGGCAGGTTTATTATTCTGGTCAAGCATATCTTCGCTCTTGCCAACCCTACCGCTTTACATCGATGATGTAGGCGCAAGCAAGCAAGAAATTGGGATTGTCATGGGCAGTTTTGCCATTGGCTTATTGCTATCTCGCCCGATGCTGGGACGATTAGCCGATGAACGTGGTCGAAAAATTACCTTATTGATTGGTACGATAGTAGCTGCGATCGCACCCTTTGGTTACTTGGCAACCCAATCTCTTGGGTTATTAATCCTGGTGCGGATTTTTCACGGCATTAGTGTTGCCGCTTTTACCACTGGCTACAGTGCCTTAGTCGCAGATTTAGCTCCCACTGAAACTCGTGGCGAAATCATTGGTTACATGACCTTAGCAACTCCTCTTGGTTTAGCAATTGGCCCTGCCTTGGGTGGGTATTTGGAAACTACAAGTGGTTACGGGATATTATTTCTCTTCTGTGCCGAATTGGGTTTTGTCGCTCTGTTAGGGATTGTACAAGTCACAAATCCGCCAGTGCAGACACAACAGCAAAATGAGGGAAACGATCGCAACTTTTGGCAAATTTTGGGCAGTCCACGGGTGAGAGTTCCAACGATAGTTATGTTGTTGGTTGGTTTGTCCCTCGGTGCTGTACATACTTTTGTGTCGTTATTCCTCAAATCCACTGATGTGGACTTCAATGGCGGACTGTTTTTTACAGTTGCGGCAATTTCTAGTTTTAGTATCAGAGTGTTTGCTGGTAAGGCAAGCGATCGCTTTGGTCGTGGTTTATTTATAAGCTTTGGTATTTTTTGTTACATTTTAGCGCTAATACTGCTGTGGCAGGCTCACAGCGTGATGTTTTTCTTACTGGCTGCGATCGCTGAAGGTGCTGGTAGTGGTACACTCATCTCCATGATGGTCACGATGATGGCAGACCGCTCACTGCCACAAGAACGGGGTCAAATTTTTGCTATATGTATAGCTGGACTTGACTTGGGAATTGCGATCGCTGCTCCTCTTCTGGGTATCATCGCAGAACGGGTAGGCTACCGCGATATGTTTGGCTACGGTGCTGCGATCACTTCTATTGCACTTGTCCTTTTCCTTACCCAGTCGAGCAAAAACCTATCCAACTCCCTGCGCTTTGCACTAGGTCTAGCTCCAGATGCCTACGCCTTGAACAACCTAAAACTTAGGAGCGAGGAACTTTAACTCCTCACTCCTAACTTTCAACTCCTAACTTTTAAAAACGGGCGAGGAGGGATTCGAACCCCCGACACCGTGGTCCGTAGCCACGTGCTCTAGTCCACTGAGCTACACGCCCTCACCGACAATCTATATTAACACGTTCTAATTAAATGGCGCAAGATAATTTTCCATCTAATTTTGCTAATTTAACTCATCTAGATCAACACGGACAGGCGCAGATGGTAGATGTGTCTGATAAAGCACCCAGCGTCCGTCAAGCAGTAGCCGCGGCCAATGTGCGAATGCTGCCAGCCACCTTCGCCGCCATTCAAGCCGGAAATGTTCCAAAAGGTGATGTGTTGGCAACTGCAAGATTGGCTGGGATTATGGCAGCCAAGCAAACAGCCACTTTAATTCCTCTGTGTCATCCGTTGCCTTTGCAAAAAATCGCAGTTGAAATTATACCCGATCCGCAACTACCTGGTTATCAAATTCAAGCCACAGTCAAAACCAAAGCTGAAACTGGTGTAGAGATGGAAGCCTTAACTGCCGTTTCTGTGGCTGCCCTGACTTTATACGATATGGCAAAAGCCTTAGAAAAGTCGATTCAAATTGAATCAATTCGTTTAATTAGTAAGAGTGGCGGGAAATCAGGAGATTATTAAGAGCCAGAGCAATAAGCTACTCTATTTTGGGGCATTGGGTATTGGGCATGAGTTATTCTCCCTCATCCCCCACTCCCCAGTTATGGAAGATTATCAGGATCAATGCCGAGATTACGTATGATTTAACCCATCGGCTCTTGACTTTTAATTCGATTATGACTGGTTGTAAGGGTCTAATAGCAACCACTGCCCCAAAAACCTTAGAATGAGTAGGGTGTATTTAAATCTGTAATAAATATTTATGCCTCCTCGTTGGCCTCGCAAACCCGATCGCAAAGACCCTGATTACCGCAAAATCGATGAC
It includes:
- a CDS encoding glycoside hydrolase family 13 protein, which encodes MQIQTPDWVKHAVFYQIFPDRFARSKQPRKRLLREARWEDWDSMPTLQGYKGGDLWGIMEGLDYIQNLGINAIYFTPIFQSASNHRYHTHDYYQVDPMLGGNEAFKELLDAAHQRNIKVVLDGVFNHSSRGFFFFHDVLENGPHSPWVNWFKIEGWPLSPYNGEFPANYLGWAGNRALPEFNHDNPEVREYIMEIAEYWIKFGIDGWRLDVPFEIKTPGFWQEFRDRVKAVNPEAYIVGEVWGDSREWLDGTQFDGVMNYLFTGPTIAFTAGDRVVLEQVQSRDYQPYPPLFAAEYATKIQEVLQLYPWEIQLTQLNLLASHDTARLMSIAGGDIGSIELSTLLLLTFPGAPSIYYGDEVGLPGAIDPDSRRGFPLESNWNQEIFNTHRELIALRHTYPALRTGDYQVLHAQGQIYIFARTLGTEELIIAVNAGTSSATANTDVVTLRTQPNKLLYGTAEVEWNSEGETQQLTLTVPARSGCILGVGNGE
- a CDS encoding fasciclin domain-containing protein yields the protein MADLVETAINAGNFNTLVKAAEAANFIETLKSPGSFTLFAPTDEAFANLPEGTLESLLQDIPKLQKIVAYHIASGDVRSDDLIQINEAETLEGSIVAIESADGKFKVNNANVIKTDILTDNGVIHVIDAVLMPAMVAGR
- a CDS encoding DNA-directed RNA polymerase subunit omega, with the protein product MLKRSKFETTQSQIMHRSEELISAASNRYRITVQVANRAKRRRYEDFENNEDAMMKPVLRAIIEMSDELTQPEIIGEL
- a CDS encoding DUF1818 family protein codes for the protein MERLVKTGFGWRIGWNPDAPEFKGLVGTDDWAIELTEAELNDFCRLLAQLADTMKQLATELMEEEKIACEAESDLLWMEVEGYPHAYSLRLILNTGRCVEGKWNASAVPDLLQATGMLKVF
- a CDS encoding purple acid phosphatase family protein, with the translated sequence MTSAPQLLTDPFLQLPTETSVQVVWFTEFAGVNHTVTYGENLKQTAKANTTKLTRTREDQHSRVANQTKDGQVYQKPVQRDIWRHEAEVTGLTPGLRVNYRITSVREDSESVNSDIFSLAATPKPDTPLKILLTSDHQLKPMTSANLQKVVETVGRVDGVWFAGDLVNVSDRASEWFDNNSGGALFPGLQGRAKYEMTHDGVKTTYTGGQIIQHAPIFTCIGNHEVMGRFTRTGSLDDEFDDTIPRAVAQKIYRDKSLIDNSFNTNTYEEIFSLPKSKEGGKRYYAVSFGDVRLVVLYATNMWRTPSLNGKHKGRYREAEKDLNNPEDWGYGQVIYEPIAKGSKQYNWLEAELNSPEFQQAKYKVVMFHHPPHTLGDNIVPAYTEPVQIIERDDNNIKAVRYEYPKYADYIIRDVVPLLEAADVQLVFYGHSHLWNRFVSQSGMHFLETSNVGNTYGAAWGDRKREVPIGYQEDYVKLGDPNGLEPIVPTIAPLLGEDGKLMPYIASNDITVFSIFDTGAGTISSYRFDTRKPDSEVLKFDEFKLK
- a CDS encoding serine hydrolase, with the translated sequence MIFFNKDEQLENLGLGILDTTWAAFPTLARNQIALTWVVYDPPVRVNTGGALTPNAFWDHPVRGFTYRGVERIYPASVVKLFYLVAVNEWLEKGMTNTSKELERALRDMIVDSSNDATSLVVDILSGTTSGPELPTGPFETWKYQRNIVNRYYQSLSWQEMETINVCQKTWGDGPYGRERAFVGELLENRNMVTTNAIARLLHSIVGGVAVSSGRSQAMMALLKRNLNDLPTETEENQVTGFLGSGLTENAQIWSKAGWTSQVRHDAAYIEIPEQRPYLLVVFTEGKAQAKSQAILPFVSKLVADAIASL
- a CDS encoding C40 family peptidase, whose product is MSFNLKSKMVRLSEAEVQNSTSGEYQCLADLNLYDSPECTRLATQAASGRHLWVTSNHQNSAIEVYLCEDDYPGWVSLSDFDSLQSATVHYQAATFSESEIKKLLAEVIAFTQKAMQQSNYYLWGGTVGPNYDCSGLMQAAFASVGIWLPRDAYQQEGFTQPITIAELVAGDLVFFGTSQKATHVGLYLADGYYIHSSGKDQGRDGIGIDILSEQGDAVSQSYYQQLRGAGRVIKSYEPQRR
- a CDS encoding glycosyltransferase family 2 protein, with amino-acid sequence MRSGLVDQGLSQENGAISAIVPDVSVVLPIHDEVESLPLLLEAIASTLSSSQINYEIICVDDGSTDGSGDFLKKEAQIRTNLKAVILRRNYGQTAAMAAGFYYAVGKAIVTLDADLQNDPADIPMLLAKLDEGYDLVSGWRQKRQDGAVNRLLPSKIANWLIRYTTSVNIHDYGCSLKAYRAELLADMNLYGELHRFLPALAYIEGARITEVPVRHHARRFGRSKYGIWRTFRVLMDLLTILFMKKFLTRPMHVFGLLGLISMVSGTAIGIYLTFVKLALGEMIGNRPLLILAVLLLVTGVQLFCFGLLAELLMRTYHESQGRPIYRVREVVAKNVK
- a CDS encoding MFS transporter, which translates into the protein MKAFNTFDAELRRNLLILFTAGLLFWSSISSLLPTLPLYIDDVGASKQEIGIVMGSFAIGLLLSRPMLGRLADERGRKITLLIGTIVAAIAPFGYLATQSLGLLILVRIFHGISVAAFTTGYSALVADLAPTETRGEIIGYMTLATPLGLAIGPALGGYLETTSGYGILFLFCAELGFVALLGIVQVTNPPVQTQQQNEGNDRNFWQILGSPRVRVPTIVMLLVGLSLGAVHTFVSLFLKSTDVDFNGGLFFTVAAISSFSIRVFAGKASDRFGRGLFISFGIFCYILALILLWQAHSVMFFLLAAIAEGAGSGTLISMMVTMMADRSLPQERGQIFAICIAGLDLGIAIAAPLLGIIAERVGYRDMFGYGAAITSIALVLFLTQSSKNLSNSLRFALGLAPDAYALNNLKLRSEEL
- the moaC gene encoding cyclic pyranopterin monophosphate synthase MoaC, giving the protein MAQDNFPSNFANLTHLDQHGQAQMVDVSDKAPSVRQAVAAANVRMLPATFAAIQAGNVPKGDVLATARLAGIMAAKQTATLIPLCHPLPLQKIAVEIIPDPQLPGYQIQATVKTKAETGVEMEALTAVSVAALTLYDMAKALEKSIQIESIRLISKSGGKSGDY